A section of the Scomber scombrus chromosome 24, fScoSco1.1, whole genome shotgun sequence genome encodes:
- the atg13 gene encoding autophagy-related protein 13 isoform X2 translates to MDSDLSPQDKKDLDKFIKFFALKTVQVIVQARLGEKICTRSSSSPTGSDWFNLAIKDIPEVTHEAKKALAGQLPGIGRSMCVEISLKTSEGDSMELETWCLEMNEKCDKDIKVSYTVYNRLSVLLKSLLAITRVTPAYKLSRKQGHDYVILYRIYFGEVQLSGLGEGFQSVRVGVVGTPVGTVTLSCAYRTNLAFMSNRQFERSAPIMGIIVDHFVDPPGSSQRPANMGQPCNYRAPDDDEGGPFAGVQDSQEVCTTSFSTSPPSQCVCTLSPSPSKLSKPLPLDSLQFPLAPGLVTHTLYASRLCYQPPALVGAAEFCHTNPNQLLHAGKEGGVVLVPAQPPHGADAHLTVDHIPNTPGSSGEDDGLSQSGDGRSDGRREEGRRSASPSDPVESLNAFTRKVGAFVNKTNTQLTAASLDLPFAAFAPRGLDSEESDPMVQPPDSPPCPSPLQASLHSQGSEGSGQQDDFVMVDFRPAFSKDDLLPMDLGTFYREFQNPPQLASLSLHISSQSMAEDLDSLPEKLAVYEKNIDEFDAFVDMLQ, encoded by the exons ATGGACAGTGACCTGAGTCCCCAGGATAAAAAAGACTTGGACAAGTTCATTAAGTTCTTTGCCTTAAAG ACTGTCCAGGTGATAGTCCAAGCTCGTCTTGGAGAGAAGATCTGCACTCGCTCCTCGTCATCACCTACTGGCTCTGACTGG TTTAATTTGGCCATCAAAGACATCCCAGAGGTGACTCATGAAGCCAAGAAGGCATTGGCTGGCCAGCTTCCTGGCATCGGGCGCTCAATGTGTGTCGAGATCTCCCTGAAGACGTCAGAG GGTGACTCTATGGAGTTAGAGACTTGGTGTCTGGAGATGAATGAAAA gtGTGATAAGGACATCAAGGTGTCATATACAGTCTATAAtcgtctgtctgtccttctgaAGTCTCTGCTGGCCATCACCAGAGTAACACCTGCCTATAAACTGTCCAGAAAGCAGGGTCATGActatgtcattttatacag GATCTACTTTGGGGAAGTCCAGCTGAGTGGATTAGGAGAAG GTTTTCAGTCAGTGCGCGTTGGTGTCGTCGGCACTCCTGTTGGCACAGTCACACTTTCATGTGCCTACCGCACCAACCTGGCATTCATGTCTAACAG ACAGTTTGAGCGGTCAGCTCCTATCATGGGGATCATTGTAGATCACTTTGTGGATCCTCCCGGCAGCAGCCAGCGTCCTGCAAACATGGGACAGCCCTGCAACTACAG AGCTCCAGATGATGACGAGGGAGGACCGTTTGCAGGAGTTCAGGATTCACAGGAGGTCTGCACCACCTCCTTCTCCACATCCCCTCCCTCTCAG tgtgtgtgtacactgagTCCTTCTCCCTCTAAACTGTCCAAGCCCCTCCCCCTGGACAGTCTGCAGTTTCCATTGGCTCCTGGACTTGTCACTCACACT ctTTATGCTTCCAGGTTATGCTACCAGCCTCCCGCTCTTGtaggagctgcagagttttgtCACACTAATCCAAACCAG CTATTACATGCGGGGAAGGAGGGCGGGGTTGTGTTGGTTCCTGCCCAGCCTCCTCATGGAGCTGATGCCCATCTGACTGTAGACCACATCCCCAACACACCTGGAAGCAG TGGCGAAGACGACGGCCTGTCGCAGAGTGGAGATGGAAGGAGCGATGgtcggagggaggaaggaaggaggagcgCCTCCCCCTCTGACCCTGTAGAATCTCTCAATGCATTCACGAGGAAAGTGGGAGCCTTTGTCAACAAAACCAACACACAG ctAACAGCAGCCAGTCTGGACCTGCCATTTGCTGCATTTGCTCCTAGAGGCCTGGACTCTGAGGAGAGCGATCCCATG gTGCAGCCTCCAGACTCTCCCCCCTGCCCGTCCCCCCTGCAGGCCAGCCTCCACTCTCAGGGCTCCGAGGGATCAGGACAGCAGGACGACTTTGTCATGGTTGATTTC CGGCCAGCCTTCTCAAAAGACGACCTGTTGCCGATGGATTTGGGCACCTTCTACCGAGAGTTTCAGAACCCTCCACAGCTGGCCAGCCTCTCGCTGCACATCAGCTCCCAGTCGATGGCTGAAGACCTG gACTCGCTGCCAGAGAAACTGGCCGTCTACGAGAAAAACATCGACGAGTTTGACGCTTTTGTGGACATGCTGCAGTAG
- the atg13 gene encoding autophagy-related protein 13 isoform X1 encodes MDSDLSPQDKKDLDKFIKFFALKTVQVIVQARLGEKICTRSSSSPTGSDWFNLAIKDIPEVTHEAKKALAGQLPGIGRSMCVEISLKTSEGDSMELETWCLEMNEKCDKDIKVSYTVYNRLSVLLKSLLAITRVTPAYKLSRKQGHDYVILYRIYFGEVQLSGLGEGFQSVRVGVVGTPVGTVTLSCAYRTNLAFMSNRQFERSAPIMGIIVDHFVDPPGSSQRPANMGQPCNYRAPDDDEGGPFAGVQDSQEVCTTSFSTSPPSQLYASRLCYQPPALVGAAEFCHTNPNQLLHAGKEGGVVLVPAQPPHGADAHLTVDHIPNTPGSSGEDDGLSQSGDGRSDGRREEGRRSASPSDPVESLNAFTRKVGAFVNKTNTQLTAASLDLPFAAFAPRGLDSEESDPMVQPPDSPPCPSPLQASLHSQGSEGSGQQDDFVMVDFRPAFSKDDLLPMDLGTFYREFQNPPQLASLSLHISSQSMAEDLDSLPEKLAVYEKNIDEFDAFVDMLQ; translated from the exons ATGGACAGTGACCTGAGTCCCCAGGATAAAAAAGACTTGGACAAGTTCATTAAGTTCTTTGCCTTAAAG ACTGTCCAGGTGATAGTCCAAGCTCGTCTTGGAGAGAAGATCTGCACTCGCTCCTCGTCATCACCTACTGGCTCTGACTGG TTTAATTTGGCCATCAAAGACATCCCAGAGGTGACTCATGAAGCCAAGAAGGCATTGGCTGGCCAGCTTCCTGGCATCGGGCGCTCAATGTGTGTCGAGATCTCCCTGAAGACGTCAGAG GGTGACTCTATGGAGTTAGAGACTTGGTGTCTGGAGATGAATGAAAA gtGTGATAAGGACATCAAGGTGTCATATACAGTCTATAAtcgtctgtctgtccttctgaAGTCTCTGCTGGCCATCACCAGAGTAACACCTGCCTATAAACTGTCCAGAAAGCAGGGTCATGActatgtcattttatacag GATCTACTTTGGGGAAGTCCAGCTGAGTGGATTAGGAGAAG GTTTTCAGTCAGTGCGCGTTGGTGTCGTCGGCACTCCTGTTGGCACAGTCACACTTTCATGTGCCTACCGCACCAACCTGGCATTCATGTCTAACAG ACAGTTTGAGCGGTCAGCTCCTATCATGGGGATCATTGTAGATCACTTTGTGGATCCTCCCGGCAGCAGCCAGCGTCCTGCAAACATGGGACAGCCCTGCAACTACAG AGCTCCAGATGATGACGAGGGAGGACCGTTTGCAGGAGTTCAGGATTCACAGGAGGTCTGCACCACCTCCTTCTCCACATCCCCTCCCTCTCAG ctTTATGCTTCCAGGTTATGCTACCAGCCTCCCGCTCTTGtaggagctgcagagttttgtCACACTAATCCAAACCAG CTATTACATGCGGGGAAGGAGGGCGGGGTTGTGTTGGTTCCTGCCCAGCCTCCTCATGGAGCTGATGCCCATCTGACTGTAGACCACATCCCCAACACACCTGGAAGCAG TGGCGAAGACGACGGCCTGTCGCAGAGTGGAGATGGAAGGAGCGATGgtcggagggaggaaggaaggaggagcgCCTCCCCCTCTGACCCTGTAGAATCTCTCAATGCATTCACGAGGAAAGTGGGAGCCTTTGTCAACAAAACCAACACACAG ctAACAGCAGCCAGTCTGGACCTGCCATTTGCTGCATTTGCTCCTAGAGGCCTGGACTCTGAGGAGAGCGATCCCATG gTGCAGCCTCCAGACTCTCCCCCCTGCCCGTCCCCCCTGCAGGCCAGCCTCCACTCTCAGGGCTCCGAGGGATCAGGACAGCAGGACGACTTTGTCATGGTTGATTTC CGGCCAGCCTTCTCAAAAGACGACCTGTTGCCGATGGATTTGGGCACCTTCTACCGAGAGTTTCAGAACCCTCCACAGCTGGCCAGCCTCTCGCTGCACATCAGCTCCCAGTCGATGGCTGAAGACCTG gACTCGCTGCCAGAGAAACTGGCCGTCTACGAGAAAAACATCGACGAGTTTGACGCTTTTGTGGACATGCTGCAGTAG
- the harbi1 gene encoding putative nuclease HARBI1 yields MAISIAILDCDLLLHGRGHKTLDRFDLDSVADNILLTQFGFPREFILYLVELLRESLCRRTQRSRAISPEVQVLAALGFYTSGSFQTSMGDTIGISQASMSRCVSNVTKALVEKAPQFITFNRDPSSKDQTFQEFLKVEGFPGVLGVLDCVQVAIKAPNSEDSSYVNKKGFHSVGCQLVCDSRGLLLSAETHWPGGLKDTEVLERSALYKQLQEISEGWLLGDRRYPLRKWLMTPVDCPESPAEFRYNLAHTATHEIVDRTFRAIQTRFKCLDGTKGYLQYSPERSSSILLACCVLHNASLQSGLDAWTLERTDPLEQPESLEQRPEDRDSQAEDLRKQLILKHFS; encoded by the exons ATGGCGATCTCTATAGCCATCTTGGACTGTGATCTGCTCCTGCATGGTCGAGGCCATAAAACCCTGGACCGCTTTGACCTGGACTCTGTCGCAGACAACATCCTCCTCACTCAATTTGGCTTCCCCAGAGAGTTTATCCTGTATCTGGTGGAGTTACTCAGGGAG TCTCTGTGCAGACGCACCCAGCGGTCTCGAGCCATCAGTCCTGAGGTCCAGGTGTTGGCTGCATTGGGCTTCTACACATCTGGCTCTTTCCAGACGTCTATGGGAGACACTATCGGTATCAGCCAGGCGTCAATGTCAAGATGTGTGTCCAATGTGACCAAAGCCCTGGTGGAGAAAGCTCCCCAGTTCATCACATTCAACAG AGATCCGTCCAGCAAAGATCAGACCTTCCAGGAGTTTCTGAAGGTTGAAGGATTTCCAGGAGTTCTGGGGGTGCTGGACTGTGTTCAG gTTGCTATCAAAGCTCCAAACAGCGAAGACTCGTCGTACGTGAACAAGAAAGGCTTTCACTCTGTCGGCTGTCAGCTGGTTTGTGACTCCCGAGGGTTGTTACTCAGCGCAGAAACGCACTGGCCAGGTGGACTCAAAGACACTGAAGTTCTAGAAAGATCCGCTCTCTACAAACAGCTGCAGGAAATATCAGAGGGCTGGCTGCTGG GTGACCGTCGTTATCCTCTCAGAAAGTGGTTGATGACCCCGGTGGATTGCCCAGAATCCCCTGCAGAGTTTCGATATAATCTTGCTCACACCGCTACACATGAGATAGTGGACAGGACCTTCAGAGCCATCCAGACCAGATTCAAATGTTTAGACGGCACCAAAGGATACCTACAG TACTCTCCAGAGAGGAGTTCGTCCATCCTGCTGGCCTGCTGTGTTCTCCACAACGCCTCCCTGCAGTCCGGATTAGACGCCTGGACTCTGGAGAGGACGGACCCTCTGGAGCAGCCAGAGAGCCTCGAACAGAGACCCGAGGACCGCGACAGCCAGGCAGAGGATCTTCGGAAACAGCTCATACTCAAACACTTCAGCTAA